The following are encoded in a window of Psychrobacter sp. P11F6 genomic DNA:
- a CDS encoding response regulator, with translation MHKLMIVDDSNIIRNRIQRAYDSGQFMLVATATSGVQAIEKFNVHRPDVITMDLTMPQMDGLECIEKIIAIDPEVRILVVSALSDKATGIEALSLGASGFLCKPFSEEELVESLYELMQD, from the coding sequence ATGCATAAGTTAATGATTGTTGATGATTCAAATATTATTAGAAATCGTATTCAACGCGCGTACGATTCAGGGCAGTTTATGCTGGTTGCGACGGCAACCAGTGGTGTCCAAGCCATTGAAAAGTTCAATGTCCATCGTCCTGACGTAATCACCATGGACTTGACCATGCCACAAATGGACGGACTTGAATGCATTGAGAAAATCATTGCGATTGACCCTGAAGTACGCATTTTAGTGGTGTCAGCACTGTCTGATAAAGCCACTGGCATTGAAGCATTGTCGTTGGGTGCCAGCGGATTTTTGTGCAAGCCTTTTTCAGAAGAAGAGCTTGTAGAGTCTTTGTATGAGCTAATGCAAGACTAA
- a CDS encoding chemotaxis protein CheX, which yields MKEQKLQIFLSIISNYFNQFGGEELVADTPYLLENKQPKVHDYTGVIGISGGQKGVVYFSATRQLLSAILDSMGETDKSDENYIDLAGEVANTIAGNARKEFGSEFHISVPFVFKGSPQSIVLPNDERSFIIPITWNSQIGEIVVCLQD from the coding sequence ATGAAAGAACAAAAGCTACAGATTTTTTTAAGTATTATTAGTAACTATTTTAATCAGTTTGGGGGCGAGGAGCTTGTCGCTGACACCCCATATCTGTTAGAGAACAAACAGCCAAAAGTTCATGATTATACGGGTGTGATCGGTATATCGGGTGGACAAAAGGGCGTGGTGTATTTTTCGGCAACCCGTCAGCTATTGTCCGCTATACTGGATAGCATGGGTGAAACGGATAAAAGCGATGAGAATTATATCGATTTGGCTGGCGAAGTGGCCAATACAATCGCTGGTAATGCGCGTAAAGAGTTTGGCTCAGAATTCCATATTTCTGTGCCGTTTGTATTTAAAGGCTCTCCACAAAGTATTGTGTTGCCGAATGATGAGCGTTCTTTTATCATTCCCATCACTTGGAACTCGCAGATAGGCGAGATTGTGGTCTGTTTGCAGGATTAA
- a CDS encoding chemotaxis protein CheX, with the protein MVKVEKLGVFLSSINAFFAQIDGSEVSIDTPYLNHNKSAVGYDYSGVIEISGPLEGCVYVSAPSVMLREVIKVMGEPDSSITMMKDLLGEMANTISGNARTEFGSEFIISPPHIVESAPSVSYLPKDRQSYVTPFTWRGYKAVIGICIA; encoded by the coding sequence ATGGTTAAAGTAGAAAAATTGGGTGTGTTTCTGAGCTCAATCAATGCATTTTTTGCACAAATTGATGGCTCGGAAGTGTCCATTGATACCCCTTATTTAAATCATAACAAGAGTGCTGTTGGTTATGATTATAGCGGCGTTATCGAGATATCAGGGCCTTTGGAAGGCTGTGTGTATGTGAGTGCACCAAGCGTGATGTTACGAGAGGTCATAAAAGTGATGGGCGAGCCTGACTCATCGATCACGATGATGAAAGATCTGCTCGGTGAGATGGCCAACACTATCTCTGGTAATGCTCGTACTGAGTTTGGCTCAGAGTTTATTATCTCGCCGCCGCATATTGTTGAGAGCGCACCAAGCGTGTCTTATTTGCCAAAAGATCGCCAAAGTTACGTCACGCCATTTACGTGGCGTGGGTATAAAGCGGTCATTGGTATCTGTATCGCTTAA
- the rpsB gene encoding 30S ribosomal protein S2: MSTKNPTKIEMRDLLQAGAHFGHQTRFWNPKMGPYIFGARNKIHIINLEHTVKAFNEALTYVNGLAAKKNKVLFVGTKRAASGIIAEQAARAGMPYVDHRWLGGMLTNWKTLRQSINRLKELEKQAEDGTFAKLTKREALERTRDMEKLERSLGGIKDMGGLPDAIFVVDVDHEAIAIKEAKNLGIPVIGIVDTNSSPDNVDYIIPANDDAIRAVTLYVTSMADAIIAGKEYAQTQAGGKAEQEAPAIEEAPVEAKAEEAATPAE, encoded by the coding sequence ATGTCTACAAAGAATCCAACCAAAATCGAAATGCGCGACTTACTACAAGCCGGCGCTCACTTTGGTCACCAAACACGTTTTTGGAATCCAAAAATGGGACCATACATCTTTGGTGCCCGTAATAAGATTCACATCATCAACTTAGAGCACACAGTAAAAGCGTTTAACGAAGCATTGACTTATGTTAACGGCTTAGCTGCCAAGAAAAACAAAGTATTATTCGTAGGTACTAAACGCGCAGCAAGCGGTATCATCGCTGAGCAAGCAGCACGCGCTGGCATGCCATACGTTGACCATCGCTGGTTAGGTGGTATGTTGACTAACTGGAAAACACTACGCCAGTCAATCAACCGTCTAAAAGAGCTAGAAAAACAAGCAGAAGACGGTACTTTCGCCAAGCTTACTAAGCGCGAAGCGTTAGAGCGTACTCGCGATATGGAAAAACTTGAGCGTTCACTAGGCGGTATTAAAGATATGGGCGGCCTACCTGATGCAATCTTCGTTGTAGACGTAGATCATGAAGCGATTGCTATCAAAGAAGCTAAAAATCTAGGTATCCCAGTTATCGGTATCGTTGATACTAACTCTAGCCCAGATAACGTTGATTACATCATCCCAGCAAACGATGATGCTATCCGTGCTGTGACCTTGTATGTGACTTCTATGGCTGATGCGATTATCGCTGGTAAAGAATACGCACAGACTCAAGCGGGCGGCAAAGCTGAGCAAGAAGCACCTGCTATTGAAGAAGCACCAGTTGAAGCCAAAGCAGAAGAAGCGGCGACTCCAGCAGAATAA
- the tsf gene encoding translation elongation factor Ts: MSEVKVSAKMVKELRDRTGLGMMECKKALEESNGDVETAIDNLRKSGQAKAAKKAGNIAADGAIIIAQGDNKAFLLEVNCQTDFVAKDENFTAFAEAVANIALENNVTDVAAIAELPYGNGQTVEEARVSLVQKIGENIQVRRVEVLEGSNLASYRHGLRIGVVVSFEGGNADTGKNLAMHIAAFNPVAVDDESVDADLLAREKDIIEAKARESGKPDNIVEKMIEGGLRKYLEEVTLLRQPYVMDNEKKVGDVLKAEGVKVLAFKRLEVGEGIEKKQEDFAAEVAATQALANK; encoded by the coding sequence ATGTCAGAAGTAAAAGTATCTGCCAAAATGGTAAAAGAATTGCGTGACCGTACTGGTCTTGGCATGATGGAATGTAAAAAAGCGTTAGAAGAATCAAACGGCGATGTAGAAACTGCCATTGATAACCTACGTAAATCTGGTCAAGCCAAAGCAGCTAAAAAAGCTGGTAACATTGCAGCTGATGGCGCTATCATCATCGCTCAAGGCGACAACAAAGCATTCTTGTTAGAAGTAAACTGCCAAACTGACTTCGTTGCAAAAGACGAAAACTTTACGGCATTTGCAGAAGCAGTAGCGAACATTGCATTAGAAAACAATGTGACTGACGTAGCTGCTATTGCTGAATTGCCATATGGCAATGGTCAGACTGTTGAAGAAGCTCGTGTATCTTTGGTACAAAAAATCGGCGAAAATATCCAAGTACGCCGCGTTGAAGTATTAGAAGGTAGCAACCTTGCTTCATACCGTCATGGTCTACGTATTGGTGTTGTGGTATCTTTTGAAGGCGGCAACGCAGATACTGGCAAAAATCTTGCCATGCATATCGCTGCGTTTAACCCAGTTGCGGTTGATGACGAAAGTGTCGATGCTGATTTATTAGCACGCGAAAAAGACATCATCGAAGCAAAAGCTCGTGAGTCTGGCAAGCCTGATAACATCGTTGAAAAAATGATCGAAGGTGGCCTACGTAAGTATCTAGAAGAAGTGACTTTACTACGTCAGCCATATGTTATGGACAACGAGAAGAAAGTTGGTGATGTACTAAAAGCTGAAGGCGTAAAAGTACTTGCTTTCAAACGTCTAGAAGTTGGTGAAGGCATCGAGAAAAAGCAAGAAGATTTCGCTGCTGAAGTTGCTGCAACACAAGCACTGGCTAACAAGTAA
- a CDS encoding lytic transglycosylase domain-containing protein codes for MINVTTLVTRCLSPVLLTAVALSSLSLSVAAQAGNMYIYKDKGGQVLLTNVNPSGNFDKFTKKVKVTYYKDSKMYDGSSDNSSSNYGSSSASSSGSRNSYDSYIRASAQRHGVDPGLIKAMMHSESAFNPNARSPVGAQGLMQLMPATARRFKVSNPWNPADNIEGSAKYIAWLMKRFNNNVEFAVAGYNAGEGNVDKYNGIPPFKETRNYVKNVMSRYHSLYKNDSGLSGSTMNASNQIANPSLSSGLQNVSYGTSSNSNSASYANSAYDALR; via the coding sequence ATGATAAATGTTACAACCTTAGTGACTCGCTGCTTGTCTCCTGTTTTATTGACCGCTGTCGCCCTATCCAGCCTATCTCTATCTGTTGCTGCTCAAGCAGGTAATATGTATATTTACAAAGACAAAGGCGGACAAGTCTTACTCACTAACGTCAATCCAAGTGGTAATTTTGACAAATTCACCAAAAAGGTAAAAGTCACTTACTACAAAGATTCTAAAATGTATGACGGTAGTAGTGACAATAGCAGCAGTAATTACGGTAGTAGCTCTGCCAGCAGTAGCGGAAGCCGCAACTCATACGACAGTTATATTCGCGCCTCAGCTCAGCGTCATGGCGTAGATCCTGGGCTTATAAAAGCAATGATGCATAGCGAATCCGCATTTAACCCAAATGCACGCTCACCTGTCGGTGCGCAAGGTCTCATGCAGCTAATGCCAGCGACTGCGCGACGCTTCAAAGTCAGCAATCCTTGGAACCCTGCAGATAATATCGAAGGCTCTGCTAAATATATTGCATGGTTGATGAAGCGGTTTAATAACAACGTAGAATTTGCGGTTGCGGGCTATAATGCAGGTGAAGGTAACGTTGATAAATATAACGGCATCCCGCCTTTTAAAGAAACCCGTAACTATGTCAAAAATGTCATGAGCCGTTACCATAGCTTGTATAAAAACGACTCAGGGCTATCAGGCAGTACCATGAATGCTAGTAATCAAATCGCCAATCCTAGTCTCAGTAGCGGCTTACAAAACGTCAGCTATGGTACCAGCAGTAATAGCAATAGTGCCAGCTATGCCAATTCAGCATATGATGCGCTACGCTAA
- a CDS encoding LrgB family protein has protein sequence MTFDNVFVATFAAILLTLIAHVTARVLARKLSWLPMVITALALVLLFLFILQWDYNDYYDVAKPVFDHLLGYVTVLLAVPLAAMNFKGLPVKKLTLIVILASVVGALLPMSLAYLFSLSHDTILAFATRSVTTPIGLSVADLIKAPLAMANLIIIVSGLIGGTLARFLFRGIDDDRAKGLALGLAAHAFGTVEAWQISHTAGRYAAFGLAVNGLVTAVWVPIFISALSI, from the coding sequence ATGACTTTTGATAACGTGTTTGTGGCAACCTTTGCAGCGATATTATTAACGCTAATCGCTCATGTGACTGCTCGTGTACTGGCACGTAAGCTCTCATGGCTGCCGATGGTGATTACGGCGTTGGCGCTTGTTCTTTTATTTTTGTTTATCCTACAATGGGATTACAACGATTATTACGATGTTGCCAAGCCTGTATTTGATCACCTATTGGGATATGTCACCGTATTATTGGCAGTACCATTAGCAGCAATGAACTTTAAAGGTCTACCAGTCAAAAAGCTTACTCTCATAGTCATCCTTGCAAGTGTGGTTGGTGCATTGCTACCGATGTCATTGGCTTATTTATTTTCATTAAGTCACGACACTATACTCGCTTTCGCAACGCGTTCAGTGACCACACCAATCGGTCTGAGTGTCGCAGATTTAATTAAAGCACCACTTGCCATGGCTAACTTAATTATTATTGTCTCAGGGCTTATCGGTGGTACTTTGGCGCGCTTTTTATTTCGCGGTATCGATGATGACCGTGCCAAGGGCTTAGCACTTGGGTTGGCAGCACATGCTTTTGGTACCGTCGAAGCATGGCAAATTAGCCACACTGCTGGGCGTTATGCGGCATTTGGATTGGCAGTAAACGGGCTGGTCACCGCCGTTTGGGTGCCTATTTTTATCAGTGCACTTTCTATATAA
- the hflX gene encoding ribosome rescue GTPase HflX: MDYFERHEGGERAIIVHLDIRQIQDPDDLGEFELLADSAGADRLALVTGSRQRPDARYFVGSGKAEEIAELVREHDADIVLFNHSLSPSQERNIEALVKCRVLDRTGLILDIFAQRARTYEGKLQVELAQLNHLSTRLVRGWTHLERQKGGIGLRGPGETQLETDRRLLQVRVNQLKSRIEKVRQTRAQGRARRQKSDVPTISLVGYTNAGKSTLFNRLVDENIYAADKLFATLDPTLRRLDWQGVGRVVLVDTVGFVRHLPHELVESFHATLEETLEADLLLHVIDSSSEDMHEQIQAVKDVLAEIDNDVPVLNVYNKIDLTDEPAHIGYASEGQPNRVYVSSRENLGMEALSLAVQQLLTGTLTTFELTLPYHAGQLKNALYELGVIQEESYDDSGHECLTIRLPSDTLRQLLGQANLEPLDVLPLAQATLLMPVLEDFEKPDEVEEPTMTEAEEKAFDEFDALNSEAAKSEELAVEAETPDSKI; encoded by the coding sequence TTGGATTATTTTGAAAGACACGAAGGTGGCGAGCGCGCCATTATAGTACATTTAGACATCCGTCAAATTCAAGATCCTGATGATCTAGGTGAATTTGAGCTGTTAGCAGACTCAGCAGGGGCTGATCGTTTGGCTTTAGTCACAGGCTCACGCCAAAGACCCGATGCCAGATACTTCGTTGGTAGCGGTAAAGCAGAAGAAATAGCAGAATTGGTACGCGAACATGATGCGGATATCGTCTTATTTAACCATAGCTTATCGCCATCACAAGAGCGTAATATTGAAGCCTTGGTCAAATGTCGCGTACTGGATCGTACAGGTTTGATATTGGACATTTTCGCGCAGCGTGCTCGTACTTATGAAGGTAAGCTACAAGTAGAGCTGGCGCAGCTCAACCATTTATCGACGCGTTTGGTACGAGGTTGGACGCATTTGGAGCGTCAAAAAGGCGGTATTGGTCTACGTGGACCTGGTGAAACCCAGCTTGAGACCGATCGTCGCTTGCTACAAGTGCGCGTGAATCAGCTTAAAAGCAGAATCGAGAAAGTCAGACAGACACGTGCGCAAGGTCGAGCCCGTCGCCAAAAATCAGATGTGCCGACGATTTCGCTTGTCGGTTATACCAATGCGGGAAAATCTACGCTATTTAACCGCTTGGTCGACGAGAATATCTACGCAGCGGATAAATTATTTGCCACGCTTGATCCCACTTTACGCCGTTTAGACTGGCAGGGTGTTGGTCGTGTTGTTTTGGTCGATACGGTAGGTTTTGTCCGTCATCTGCCGCATGAGTTGGTCGAATCCTTTCATGCGACATTAGAAGAAACCTTGGAAGCAGATTTATTGCTACACGTTATCGATTCTTCTAGTGAAGATATGCATGAGCAAATTCAAGCGGTCAAAGACGTATTAGCAGAGATTGATAATGATGTACCAGTGCTCAATGTCTACAACAAGATTGATTTGACAGATGAGCCTGCACATATTGGTTATGCTAGCGAAGGACAACCCAATCGCGTCTATGTTTCTTCTAGAGAAAATCTAGGTATGGAAGCGTTGTCGTTAGCCGTCCAGCAGTTACTTACTGGTACACTCACCACCTTTGAGTTGACCTTACCTTATCATGCAGGTCAGTTAAAAAACGCCTTATATGAGCTGGGTGTTATTCAGGAAGAGAGCTACGATGACAGCGGGCATGAGTGTTTAACGATTCGCTTGCCAAGCGATACGCTAAGACAACTATTGGGTCAGGCCAATTTAGAGCCTTTAGATGTACTGCCATTAGCACAAGCCACATTATTGATGCCAGTACTTGAAGACTTCGAAAAGCCTGACGAGGTTGAAGAGCCGACGATGACCGAAGCAGAAGAAAAAGCGTTTGATGAGTTTGATGCGCTGAATTCTGAAGCCGCTAAGTCAGAGGAATTAGCAGTAGAAGCGGAAACTCCTGACTCAAAAATATAA
- a CDS encoding lysophospholipid acyltransferase family protein, whose product MSQSKSGFSLRQQLGRGKQIAGMTTTIAGGLRAAQRIGAFKQPPREKLPRYIQAFCRKMAGSFGVKVVAVERVEQHHGLWVSNHVSWMDIPVVGTLSPAFFLSKAEIGEWPVFGKLAHAAGTVFIERGSGDAGSVAAQIASFLTKGFSVIFFPEATTTDGKKIKRIHGTLLQAAIDADVPVRPLVIAYVNKDGTLSEELPYYGKLTMKESLKKVLDTKDVTAYVLPLEPIDPKGLSKSELTDLLQARMQEGLAELHSRVLTKVAKI is encoded by the coding sequence ATGAGCCAATCTAAGTCAGGCTTCTCACTCAGACAACAGTTGGGGCGCGGCAAACAAATTGCTGGCATGACCACCACTATCGCTGGTGGATTGCGCGCCGCCCAACGTATTGGCGCATTTAAGCAGCCCCCACGCGAAAAATTGCCACGCTATATTCAAGCCTTTTGCCGCAAAATGGCAGGCTCTTTTGGCGTCAAGGTTGTGGCAGTCGAGCGTGTAGAGCAGCACCACGGATTATGGGTATCCAATCATGTGTCATGGATGGATATCCCTGTGGTGGGTACACTGAGTCCTGCTTTTTTCTTATCCAAAGCCGAAATCGGTGAATGGCCTGTATTTGGTAAGCTGGCTCATGCAGCAGGCACGGTATTTATTGAGCGTGGTTCCGGTGATGCAGGATCGGTCGCCGCCCAAATTGCCAGTTTTTTGACCAAAGGTTTCTCGGTCATATTCTTCCCTGAGGCGACCACCACCGATGGTAAGAAAATCAAGCGTATTCATGGCACGTTGCTACAAGCTGCCATAGATGCTGACGTGCCCGTACGCCCGCTGGTAATTGCTTATGTCAATAAAGACGGCACGTTAAGTGAAGAGTTGCCTTACTATGGCAAGCTTACGATGAAAGAGAGCCTAAAAAAGGTACTCGATACGAAAGATGTGACCGCCTATGTATTGCCACTGGAGCCAATAGATCCTAAAGGGTTGAGCAAAAGTGAATTGACGGACTTGTTACAAGCCCGTATGCAAGAAGGTTTGGCCGAATTACATTCGCGAGTCTTAACGAAAGTCGCTAAAATATA